The window ATAATCAGCTAGATAATGTGCAGTGTGTACAGAACTACAGGGGCAAATTGTTGTtttacacgtacacacactcagacatcaACAATGCTCAGTACATCACGCACATGGCCCAAAGGGCCAGTAAGTACTGCATAACATGAGCTTAACAGAATGTCACATTTTGTTCATAAATAGAACATTATATTTAAAGCAAAAGGCCAAGGAAATGTGATACTGTGTTGTATCTTTATCCCCATCTAGAGGTCCCCTTTGAAACTCACAACAACATCACACTGGTAGAATACAATAAATGAACTGATTGACTAGGAGGTAGAAAGTGCACAGCAGTATGATGCTTTGCTTCTGTctaaaagaaagaaggagaaaagcGGGACATTGgtacatttgtttttattttacttgGAAACATTATATGTAAAAAGTAAAAATGCTATGCTATGTAATCTATTACATATCAATTCATATCTAATACAGATTATCAATTTTCTCAACAAATAAGACAATCCTGTAGTGATTTTGAACTTATGTTGTCTCCTAATTTATGTTGTGCAACATAGTGTTCAGGAGCTATTTAGATTTAATCTGCACATTTGAAGTAAGGTTTTAAATCTCAACAGTTTTCTGGGTGAGCGGTGACCTGAGAAAGTGAACAAAGCCTGTCCATCCCACAGCCCTGCTGGTCAGAAGTAATGCTCAGAGCATGGCAGAGAAACCAGCCCTTGTATTAACACAGATAAACCTGAATCCCTCAACTCTGCTGACCTCACTTATCTGCCTCCTCCTTCTTTACCAGTatcttattttttacttttctgtCACAAGTTATCCTGGTTTTCTTGTTTTTTCCCATATCAGATGTCTTCATCTTAGTCTTTACCTtgacctcctcatcctcctgctTCAGAAAAGGCACTTCTTTCAGCTTCTGGAACTTTTTGAGATCAGCACAGAACAAAACCTGAGATGGAGACAGTCAGGGTGTGAAATTCATGGTTCCCCTGCATGTTCAAAACATTTAATTCAGTTGTTTGCACACTTATACCACTCACTGAATGCGCCCAACCAGCATAAGGACCCCACAGCTGCCTGAAAAAATCCCCTGTGCAGAAACAAAATCAGTTAATCAGTGACGACCTAGCAAAAAAAGCTGCTGATGTGAGAGGTTACTGGTACAGTATGAAGGAGGACTTACACATGGTGGAACACAATCCTACACTCACTAAAACCCACAGAGGAGTGAAGCTCAGGAGACTGCAGTCAAGCCTGCGAGGTGTTTCTCACCAATGTCACGGTGGACCTTGTCGGTGAGGCTCTTCTGCCCACTGCCAGCAGCACAGTTGTAGTCCCGCCTTGCAATTTGCCACACGTGTGTGTCCACCGGCACGGCACATGCCTTGTCCAGggacatcagacacacacagtctgccaCCTACAGGGAGAAAGGATAGTAACACTTTTACTAACCATCGAGAAAATGAAAAGTAAACATAACATATTTAGTCAAAACAGTGGTGGAAACTCATGATCTTGTGTAGATGCTGACTGGCTGTACCTTGAGGCCGACCCCAGGCAGAGTGCGCAGTGCATCTCGGGCCTGCACATACGGAGTCCTACGAAGACTCTCAAGCCACTGGGGCCCGTGTGTGTGCAGAATCTGCTGGGCACTCTGCTGCAGGTACCGGGCCCGATAGCCAAAACCTAGATCCCGCAGACACACCTCTACACTGCTGTCTGTCAGTCCAAGCACAGAGGATTTTGGAGGTTGTTCAAGTTGAAATGCATCATCGGGTTTTCATTGCTATTCAACATTGGACCACAAATGGCTCACATGCTTACAGAAAATCAATCAAAAAGACGTAAGAAAGACAACAATTTGAAGAGAAAAAGGGTAAATAATACACACAAAAAggtaaagacaaagagagaaatatGGCAAATGGAGGTATATTCCTAGTGGCCCTTGGTGGTACCTGAGAGGGCTTGAAGCGAGGGGAAGTCGTAGTAGGTGGTTTGGTCCAGCTGGCACAGCGGGGTGCCCAGGGACTGACACAGCCTCTCCACCATGCCCTGGATACGGGAGATGTGGTTGTTGGAGGTGCAGATGAAGGAGAACAGACACTCGGTGGGATCCTGACGCAGCATACGCACACCTGGACACCCCCCACACAGGTAATTTGTATACGCCTTCAGACACACGGCcgtgcacacatacagtcaTGAAATTCACTCGCTTTCATACGGCCTACCTGTAAAGATGTTAGAGATGTTTTTGAAATGGGGGTCTGCTCCTCCCCACTCCCTGTACAGATCTCCCAGCTTCACCTTCAACTGGAAGTAGTCTCTTagcatctcctcctccttactATCCTGCTCCGGAGTCACAGGAACATagtcctgctcttcctcctttaCCTCTGCTGCCTCCCCTTTCAACCTCTTCCCTGATTTACTGGGCCCTGGAGCCGGCAATGCCactttcctctttctccctccccctcccccttctcctcctgcatGGCCTGGGATGGTGTAGGTGTGGTACCACAAAGCCTCGTCTGTCTGAGTGAGAGTCCACACTCGTCCCCCCATAATTCCAGTCCAGTGGCCCTCACCTGTCTCGCGCCAGCTGCAGGGGGTAGACATTTACAAACATGCATGTGCAATACTAGAGGAATAAACGACTTGTCTGATTCGATTTTAAAAAGTTGACAGAGTTTTAAATCATCGTAACCAAGACGAGGGGGCTGAAAGGATGTAAAGGGGTTATGTGTCCCATATTGTTTAGGTGGTGCGTGACATTACAGCAGGGGGTCAGTAACTCACCGGAAGGTTTGTCCACAGCCAAGTGTGAGGTCCAGCCTCAGCTCGGACCTCGCACAGGCCAGAGACCGCCAAGCCTTCATGCCAGCTGAGAGTATCGCATGTTGCGACATTGTGGAGTATGAAGATGGTCAGGCGTTAAATCACCACATTGTGTGTAGCCtagagaggagtggaaagaTACCTGAGATTGAAACGTAGAACATTGCCTAAACCGTAAAGTTTACCGATGTAAATTAAGCAGTGACCAATAATAGTGTAGAATTCATTTGCATGTAGTTATCTTATGTTACATAAGTTTTAAATTGCAACAACGCGTTTACGCCTACCACTGTGCAATATGTGGGCCCGTTATGACTTTCACGGAGTTTGAAAACTTGTTGGACAAACCAGATCGCACCGttcgttttttttattcatcaatGCAGCTCTTGGAGCAGCAGACCCAGCGTACTAAATGCTGCTCAAACTGACTAACAGCGCACTTAGGATAACTTATCATAATATAGACCTTGGATCTACTATAGGCTACTTTATATTACTCTTGTCTGGAATGTAGCTGATGCAACATACAACGATTTGGAGAAATCCCTCCCCATCTGATGTAAACACATTCAACGATTGGCTTACTCAGATAGCGTAGGTAGACGACTCAAACCAACATCGTTATATGATTGGATGCTGCTTCCATATTGTGGTGTATGATTGGTTCATATGTTCTTCCATAAATAGAGGAAGTTACATTCACCCCTCCAGTGAAAAGTGCCTGCTACAGCGTGTCTACCGGTGTGCGACTGGTAAAGATGGCGGATTCGTTGACACTTTTTACTTCTATTGGCCTGACAGAGCAAAAAGCAAAAGAGACTTTAAAAAATGAAGGTCTCAGTTCTATCCTAAAGGACGCTATTGCTCAGGTACGAACTAATAATGGAGGTCGAGTATAATGCTATCTCGATATGCGACTGTCTCATGCCATATTAAATCTTACTGAACAGCAATCCGCAGTTAATGCTCTGAGTTTGGACTAGTGTCTGTTATCTGTTATTCTAGTAAATTAAATATCATTTCAAACCTTATTTTCGGGGAATTACTTTGATCTGATCTCACGAAAAAGACTAGAGTAACCTCTTACGCTGCTTTCACTTTGCACCTCTGACTCATTTTTTACCTCTACCAAAACTCATAAACTGTCACCTTGACAGACtctgctgcttctctctctttatttcactTTTGTACTTCTATCAAGAGTGGAAAGGAAAGTTTGTGGATAACATGACATGGCTTCAGTATGAAAATTATCACCACCAATACTTGACTGTTTTCCCATAGGCCCACCAGGTCCATGGGGCAGCAGGAGTGGACAAAGCCATGGGGACCTTGCTGTACACCATGGCTTCCCGCCTCAAAGATGTCAAACGCCTGACCTTCCTTGCAGAATACATTGCCCAACGGAAGATCAACACAGAGCTGCAGCTGGCAGGTACATTTAAGCTCCTGTTGTGTATTCTCATTCTCCTAGGAACTTGGGGGTACAGTAAACCTTCTGTGAATTGACACACTGGATCAGTTGTTAAATTTATATTATACTGGCACACTTGTTCCCTCTGCCTAGCTGCCCTGGACTTTGTGAAAAACCATCCCCAGGATCCAATCAAGCAGAATGAGTTTGAGTCTGCCTGTGGCGTGGGAGTAGTTGTCACCCCAGAGCAGATCGAGGATGCGGTAAGGACTTCACAGTACCGTGTTATCCCAAATCTAATTTCAGACTTAGTAAAGCTCCAAACCTTGTATACTGCTTCCCCATTTTAGCAATAGCAGCTTATATTGTTTTAGAGTGTTGACACTGGATGCCAAATGATCTTAAGGTGGAGGTTGTGATCAAGAAATACAAGGAAGAGCTGTTGAAGGAGAGGTACCGCTTCAACATGGGACTGCTTATGGGTAAGATGTCGGCCCTGTGTCAGCTCACACCCTCATCCTGGTTCTTGCTTGTCTGGGTCTCATGACGTGTTCTTGTACAGGGGAGGCTCGTGCAGCTCTGAGGTGGGCCGATGGAAAGATCATCAAAAACGAGGTGGACATGCAGGTGAGGAaatgctgtttgtttttttgtcctAGCGAATGACTGTCCCAGTATTCTAATTCTGCATAGATCAAGCTATGTATTACTATGTGTGGACCTCTGTGAGATGTTTCCCTTGCCTTGCTGTTTCAGGTCCTACACCTCTTGGGCCCCAAAACTGAGGCTGACCTGGAGAAGAAACCCAAGGTAGCACTTCAAAACAAGACTATTACTACTGGACACTATCAGATCCATTACATACCACACCCAATAACCCATAAGCCATTTTATAATGTGATGTTTCAATGTTAAGTTTACAAAGGGTAACAAGTGATACTACCTTTGCAGGTCCAGAAGACCAAAGCCCCTGAGAGTGAGGCCAAGGTCAAGAAGGAGGACCTGGCAGTGAATGGTAACAAATCAGGTCCAGACTTAACATCACACCCAGATTTGGAACATTTACTGTATTCTGTATGGTCATGTCATGAGATCCTTAAAATGTGTTCCGGTAGGAGATGTGAAAGGAGAATGCAAATCATTGATGGAGCAGCTCAGAGGAGAAGCACTCAAGTTCCACAAGCCAGGTGTGATTGAGCCCCCAAACAAGCTGCCTATCTACAGCATGCTATGTAGAGGTGGTTatttcctctgtgtctctcatctaacccctgactgctgacccctgtcctgcaggaGAGAACTATACGACGGAGGGTTATGTGGTCACTCCCAACACCATGAACCTGTTAAAGCAACATCTGGAGCTCACTGGTGGACAGGTAGGCAAGATGAGGCTTGATGAGGGTGATGGGTTCAACTTACTGGGACTGATGTACTAGCCTTGAATGTAGGCATAACTATTTCACAATTCTGTTTCTTTGCTCCTGTCTGTCATTTACATTCTTATAGATCCGCACTCGCTTCCCTCCCGAGCCCAATGGGATCCTTCACATAGGACACGCCAAAGCCATCAACTTCAATTTCGGCTACGCTAAGGTAAAACCCTATTTAACGGCAGATGCCATTGCACTGTACAGGTTCTTAGCAGTTTCCTCTGTCCTGTGGTCCTCATGGTCTGTTGCTCTCCCTCAAGGCCAACGATGGGATCTGCTTCCTGAGGTATGACGACACAAACcctgagaaggaagaggagaagtaCTTCACTGGCATCAGGGACATGGTGGAGTGGCTTGGTAAGTCAAGTCTTTCCACATCGGCCAGGGTTGCAACATTGGCACAACATCTGAAAAGCAATTGAGCATTTTAGAATGAGCTGTTGGTTGAGTTGCTTCTAAAAACATAAGTACTTAAAATGCCTGCACAAGTGTGTAAGAG of the Hypomesus transpacificus isolate Combined female chromosome 18, fHypTra1, whole genome shotgun sequence genome contains:
- the ogg1 gene encoding N-glycosylase/DNA lyase, giving the protein MSQHAILSAGMKAWRSLACARSELRLDLTLGCGQTFRWRETGEGHWTGIMGGRVWTLTQTDEALWYHTYTIPGHAGGEGGGGGRKRKVALPAPGPSKSGKRLKGEAAEVKEEEQDYVPVTPEQDSKEEEMLRDYFQLKVKLGDLYREWGGADPHFKNISNIFTGVRMLRQDPTECLFSFICTSNNHISRIQGMVERLCQSLGTPLCQLDQTTYYDFPSLQALSDSSVEVCLRDLGFGYRARYLQQSAQQILHTHGPQWLESLRRTPYVQARDALRTLPGVGLKVADCVCLMSLDKACAVPVDTHVWQIARRDYNCAAGSGQKSLTDKVHRDIGDFFRQLWGPYAGWAHSVLFCADLKKFQKLKEVPFLKQEDEEVKVKTKMKTSDMGKNKKTRITCDRKVKNKILVKKEEADK